GCCCCGACCTGCTGCATGACCCCGTCCTTCATGACCACGATCTTGGAGGACATGCTGAGGGCCTCGCGCTGGTCGTGGGTGACGAAGACGGTAGTCAGACCGAGGCGTTGCTGGAGGTTGTCGATCTCCCGGCGCATCTCCTCCCGGAGATTCTCGTCCAAGGCCGAGAGTGGCTCGTCCATGAGCAGGACGTCGGGCTCGATGACAATGGCCCGGGCCAGAGCGATGCGCTGCTGCTGGCCGCCCGAGAGCTGGGAGGGTTTACGTTTCTCCACCCCGGGCAGGCGGACCATCTCCAGGGCCTGTTTGACCCGGCCCGGAATCTCGGACTTGGGTACGTCCCGGTACTTGAGGCCGAAGGCCACGTTGTCGAAGATGGTCTTGTGGGGGAAGAGGGCGTAGTTCTGGAAGATCATGCCCAGATTCCGTTTGTGGATGGGCACGTTGTTCATGCGTCGGCCCTTGATGAAGATGTCTCCGGAGGTGGGCGTTTCCAGCCCGGCGATCATCCGCAGGATGGTGGTCTTGCCGCAGCCCGAAGGCCCGAGCAGTGTCACCAGTTCCCCGTCATCGATGGTCAGGTCGATTTTCTTCACGGCCTGGACCTTGCCGAAGCTCTTGGTCAGGCCCCTGAGTTCCACGGTGGGCTGTGGGCTCGCTGTCACGTTATCCTCGTTTTCCGCTGATGTTCCATGAATGGGGAGGGGCCGGGCAAGCCCCTCCCTGATGCGTAGTTTCAAAAGGTCCGGCCTAGGCCCCGGCCATGACCCTGTCCCATTGCTCGGCC
This genomic stretch from Deltaproteobacteria bacterium harbors:
- a CDS encoding ABC transporter ATP-binding protein, which gives rise to MDTSSNGPSNGTGSWPGPRPDLLKLRIREGLARPLPIHGTSAENEDNVTASPQPTVELRGLTKSFGKVQAVKKIDLTIDDGELVTLLGPSGCGKTTILRMIAGLETPTSGDIFIKGRRMNNVPIHKRNLGMIFQNYALFPHKTIFDNVAFGLKYRDVPKSEIPGRVKQALEMVRLPGVEKRKPSQLSGGQQQRIALARAIVIEPDVLLMDEPLSALDENLREEMRREIDNLQQRLGLTTVFVTHDQREALSMSSKIVVMKDGVMQQVGA